GGCCGGGCGCTGGCACCTCGTCGTCGACTACGACGGCACGCAGCACCTCTACGACGTCGCGGCCGACGCCGACGAGGACCACGACCGCGCCGCCGACGCCCCGCTCGCGCTGCGCTACCTGCGCGACGCCGCGGGGCTGTACCTGGCCCACCGCGCCGCCTGGCACGCCGTCACCTGGGGCACGCTGGCGGCCCTGGCCCCGGGCAACCCGCTGGCCGCGGCCGCGCTACCATCGGCGCGATGACCGATCCGGCCGACGACGCGGCCGCGCGCAAGCGCGATCGCCGCCTGGCGCTGGCCCGCGCCTTCGCGGACAACGTCCCCCACAACCACGCGCTCGGCATCGTGATCGAGGCCATGGGCGATCGCACCGCGCGCTTCCGCCTGCCGTACCGGGCCGACCTCGTCGGCAACCCGGTGACCGGCGTCCTCCACGGCGGCGCGATCACCGCGCTGGTCGACGCGTGCAGCGGCGCGGCGGTGTTCGCGTCGCTGGCGCAGCTGCAGCCGATCGCCACGCTCGACCTGCGCATCGACTACCTGCGCCCGGCCGAGCCCGGGCGCGACGTCCTGGCCGAGGCCACCTGCCACCACATGAGCAAGAACGTCGCGTTCGTGCGGGCGCTGGCGTTCCACGCCGAGGGCGAGACGCCGATCGCGACCGGCGCCGGCACCTTCATGATCGCGACCAAGCTCGGGACCGTGGCGCCGCGCGGCGGTGGCGCGTGACCACGCTGGCGTTCATCGAGGCCGCGCGCGCCGCCGGCGATCCCGCGCCGCTCCTGGCCGCGATCCCGTACGCGCAGTTCCTGGGCCTGACCGCGCGGCTCGACGGCGACGAGCTGATCACGACGATGCGCTACGCGCCGCACCTGATCGGCAACCCGGCGCTGCCGGCGCTGCACGGCGGCACCCTCGGGGCGCTGCTCGAGTCGGCGGCGGTGTTCTCGCTCCTGTGGGCGGCCGAGACCGCGCTCCTGCCCAAGACGATCACGATCACCGTCGACTACCTGCGCTCGGCGGGCCCCCGCGACACCAGCGCCCGCGGCATCGTCACCCGCCTGGGCCGGCGCGTGGCCGCGGTCCGGGTCGAGGCCTGGCAGGACGATCGCGCGCAGCTGGTGGCGACCGCCACCGCGCACTTCCTGATCAAGCGCGAGGCGTGACGGCCGCCGCGCGCGGGCGGCCGACCGACCCCCCGCGACGCGCCCCCGGGCACAACCCGCTGGAGCTCAGCCGACCTTGTGCTCGATCTCGGGCGCGGTCGCGAAGAACTTGTTGCGCGCGGGGTCGTTCCAGGGCTTGTAGTCGATCTCCCAGGGCACCACGCGCGCGGTGCCGGCCCCGACGTGGATCGTCGCCGCCATCGGCGTGACCGAGCGGTAGCTCGAGGTGTCGGGCAGATCGTCGTTGTCGGCGCCGCCGGCCGAGAACAGGTTGAGCAGCGTGATCGGGTTGCCGGGGTAGACCTCGCGGAAGCCCTCGTCGATCTTCTCGTGGCCGCGCACCAGCATCGTGCAGCCGAGCCGGCGCATGAACTTCTCGAACTGCAGCCGGCCGAACGGGAACCGCGCGTTCGCGGCCTGGAGATCGTCGGGGATGTAGTCGGTCGACGACGGGTCGCTCCAGAGCATCTGGAACCGCAGCTCGGGGTCGTTGAGCGACGCCAGATCCGAGAAGCGATCGTCGATCGCCTGATCGCGCGGGATGCCGGCGTGGACGAACATCGTGCGGTCGAAGAGCAGCACGTTGGGCAGCTCATCGAAGAAGTGCATGTAGGCCTCGAACATCTCGCCGGGCATGTGGCCGACGAGCGTGTTGATCGCCTCGGCCGGCTTGACCCCGCCGTAGATGCGGCCCTTGTACTCGATGTAGTACTCGTGGTTGCCGCGCAGCATGTAGACGTGGTCGGGCGCGGCCAGGAACATCTGCATGACCGTGCGCAGGATCCCATTGTACGAGAACCGGCCGCGATCGATGTAGTCGCCGAGCAGGACCAGCTTGGGGTTGGGCCGGGTCGGGTCCTTCTTCCAGGCGTCGACCTTGGCGAAGAAGTCGGCCTGCATCAGCGCGCCCTTGAGGCACGAGTAGCAGCCGTGGAGATCGCCGAGCACCGTCAGCTCGAACCGCTCGCCGTCGCCGACCGGGTGCACGTAGGTGTGGCCGTCGAGGAACGGCGCCTGCCCGGCCAGGTCCGCGACCGACTGGGCGTGGATCAGCTTGCCGGCGCCGGCGGCCCGCTGCTCGGCCAGCTTGGCGGTGACGTTGCGCATGAGCCGGAGGTCGGCGTCGGACTGGCGCCGCAGCGTCTCGGGATCGGCCGAGTAGTGCTGCTCGAACTTCTGGAAGAACGGGTGGTCCTCGAGCCGGGACGCGATCGCCAGCGGCAGATCGATCTCGACCAGCGGCGCGAGCTCGGTCGGCTCGTCGTCGGTCTCCACCGAGGGCCGGGCCGGGGCGTGGACCCGCACCGGCGCGTGCAACAGCGCCTCGAGCTCGTCGCGGAACTTGGCCTCGGCCGGGTGGACGCTGCCGTCGGCGTAGATCAGGTCGTCGATCGTCGACAGCAGCTCGGCCCGGTTGGCGGGCTCGAACGTGTGGAAGATCTCGTAGCAGCGCAGCTTGAGCTTGGCGTAGACGAACTCTTCGGGCCGCTCGGCGTCGGCGACCGCCTCCTCGAACAGCGCCCGCACCTGGGCGTCGATCTGCTCGAACACCTC
The sequence above is a segment of the Myxococcales bacterium genome. Coding sequences within it:
- a CDS encoding PaaI family thioesterase; amino-acid sequence: MRYAPHLIGNPALPALHGGTLGALLESAAVFSLLWAAETALLPKTITITVDYLRSAGPRDTSARGIVTRLGRRVAAVRVEAWQDDRAQLVATATAHFLIKREA
- a CDS encoding metallophosphoesterase, which translates into the protein MLQFSTDPDVAEQQMNAIIFYLTAFGYIDGDFDQTEKTFVKIYIRQLVAARAKASMPTATAAERTEVTNRFVAHFHEVFEQIDAQVRALFEEAVADAERPEEFVYAKLKLRCYEIFHTFEPANRAELLSTIDDLIYADGSVHPAEAKFRDELEALLHAPVRVHAPARPSVETDDEPTELAPLVEIDLPLAIASRLEDHPFFQKFEQHYSADPETLRRQSDADLRLMRNVTAKLAEQRAAGAGKLIHAQSVADLAGQAPFLDGHTYVHPVGDGERFELTVLGDLHGCYSCLKGALMQADFFAKVDAWKKDPTRPNPKLVLLGDYIDRGRFSYNGILRTVMQMFLAAPDHVYMLRGNHEYYIEYKGRIYGGVKPAEAINTLVGHMPGEMFEAYMHFFDELPNVLLFDRTMFVHAGIPRDQAIDDRFSDLASLNDPELRFQMLWSDPSSTDYIPDDLQAANARFPFGRLQFEKFMRRLGCTMLVRGHEKIDEGFREVYPGNPITLLNLFSAGGADNDDLPDTSSYRSVTPMAATIHVGAGTARVVPWEIDYKPWNDPARNKFFATAPEIEHKVG
- a CDS encoding PaaI family thioesterase, with the protein product MTDPADDAAARKRDRRLALARAFADNVPHNHALGIVIEAMGDRTARFRLPYRADLVGNPVTGVLHGGAITALVDACSGAAVFASLAQLQPIATLDLRIDYLRPAEPGRDVLAEATCHHMSKNVAFVRALAFHAEGETPIATGAGTFMIATKLGTVAPRGGGA